The Apus apus isolate bApuApu2 chromosome 4, bApuApu2.pri.cur, whole genome shotgun sequence genome contains the following window.
CTGGTTGCATCCCATAAACCACAGCACCAAAATGTCCTTATTTTGGTCAGGCTGGACCAGTCACATGTGTCTCTAGGCAGCCCCTCTGCACCTGCCAGCTGATAAACTGGTGGGAGGTCCCAGCCAGAAAAGGAATTGTGGCTACTTGTCCCCTGTTGTGCTGTGATCCAGGCAGGTGCAAAGAGTTTAATCAGCTTTATCCAGCTCAGCTGGCTGGCTGGAAGGATCACAAAGACCCCTCTGGCAAGGCTCTGCTCCTGTGGCTCAGCAGTGAGATGGCACCTTTCTCTCAGGGGACAGCACAGAGAGGGGTTTTGTGGCCTTAATTCCAGTGGggtggctgaggagcagaaaTGATAGCAGAGAAGGTGCAGGAGGCAGAATGATGGTTAAGAGGAGGGAGGCtagggctgcagctccagctgtgggATCTGCACTTTCCACTTTGGAAGTGGGCAGTGTGTCCACCCAAAGGGAGCTCCTGAGGTGTGATGCCAGACCCcggggctgtgggagctgcctggACCATTCTCTTGTGCCTGAGGTGAGGGGTTAGCCTGCCTGCAAAAGCTGTGAGCAGGTGaaggagctcctgcagcagatagctgagctgcaggacacagtGGGGAGGCTGCAGAGTGTCAGGGAGGCTGAGAAGGAGCTGGTTGATGGTGCAATCCCTGTGCTCGCTGCCCAGCTGGCCAAATCCTCCCCCGCAGCACACGTGGAAAGGAGGGGAGCCACTGAAACAGGGGAGTGGAAGGTGGTAAGGAGAAGAACTGAAGGAACAAGCAAGAGGAAGGGGCCTCCCTCAAAGCCTGAGGTGCCCTTGAAGAACCAGTTCACTCCTCAGCAaacaacagaagaggaaaataaccaACCTACgtcagtgctggagcagagtaAGGCAGCTCGATCTGTTCCAAGTGTAACAACCAGTGTGTCCAAGAAAAAGCAATGGGTGAGAGGGGTAGGTGATTCTCTTCTCAGAGGCACCCATTTGCAGAGCAGACCAGCTTTCTAGAGAGGTGTGCTGTCTACCAGGTATCAGGGATGTCACTGAGAGGCTTCCTGGCCTTGTACACCCAACTGAACATGACCTGCTCTTGGTGTTTCCTGTGGGTACCACTGATGCAGTCACCAGCAGTGTTAAGAGTAGTCAAAAGAGGATTTCAGGGCCCTGGAAGCAGCAGTTCAGGGCTCTGGAGCACAGGCAGTACTTTAATCAGTCCTACCAGTCAAAGGGAAGGGGATAGACAGGGCCAATGGGATCCAGCAAATCAACAGCTGGCTACAGTGAGTGGTGCtacaggcagggctttggctgtCTGGATCATGGGACCAGCTTTGACAGACCTGGTCTGCTGGGGGCTGATGGGATCCACCTGTCAGAAAAGGGGGTGAGAATCCTTGGCTGTTGGCTagccaagctggtgaagagggctttaaactgatGTGGCTGGGGGAGAGGGTGGAAACCTCCATTCATCCCACGCTGATCAATCCCAGCACGATGTTGGCATCAGTAATAGATGCCCAGAGCCTATAGAAGGGGTGCAGGTCAGCAGGGGAGCACCTGGAGGGCAGCATCATGAAATCCCAGCCCTTCCAGATGGTCAGTTAGCTGGAGGGCCAGCTGAAATGCCTCAGTGTAAGTGCGGGCAGCATGGggaacaaacaggaggagctggagatgtgtgtgtgcttgcaggACTATGACCTTATTGGCACCTCTGCTacaaaggcaggctgagagagttggggtgttcagcctggagaagagaaagctccagggagaccttagagcaccttccagtgcctgaaggggctccaggaaagctggggaggggcttgggacaagggcagggagggagaggacaaggaatggtggatcaaaactggaagaggggagatttaggtgagacatcaggaagaatttcttcatcaTGAGagcagtaaggtgctggaataggttgcccagggaggttgttgatgctgatccttggaggtgttcaaggccaggttggatggggcttgtgcagcctagtctggtgggaggtgtccctgctcatagcagaacttgatgatctttagggtcctttccaaccttcaccattctatgattccatgtcAGTGGTTGGGTTTTCCTCAAGAAAATGAAGGGAAGGGGCTTGTTGGGCAGGTTTCAAGAAAGAACAGTTTTCACCCTCAAATTGTGGGGGAGTTTTCTttcacacaccccccccccccccccccgcccgaTTTCATTACAGTGAAAGCACAGCATATAATAAAACggtgtccttaaaaaaaaattcagtctcaCAGACAGGCAGCCTTTGTCCAAAGGTGTAATTACAGGATAAATATGGGATGCAGACCAAGAAGTGTGGTCTGGTCAGGCATGcagtctcttaaaaaaacacaacagaaaacaaggcTGTCATTTAATGCTGAAATGTCCACgtgtgctgcagctcctggtcccctcatgaagctgcagcaaagcaccagcTCCCTGTGGGAACCACACTGAGccctgccatggacagaagGGTGAAGGTGGATCCGGCCTCTGGGGCTGGGTGAGGGCACCCATTGCTTGGGTGATGGGTTTCCCTCCAGGCCCAATGCAGAAATGCCATCTGATAGTGCTgagaggggacaggaggggatTAGCTTCTCTGATCTCATTAAATGGAGCTGGAGCAAACCAGGAGAAGGGGTATGTGTGTGGGAAGCTCAGGACAGCTGGGGGAGCAGCCACAACTGATGACTTTTGGGACAAACCTTGTGCCAACCCAGAAAAAGGCCTTTTTATGCATTTCTGTGGCTTCATGGCCAGGCAGACATTCACCGTGCCAGCCACAGGTAGGAGCTTGCCAGCTTAGACAGGCATTAAAATGCATGGCATCTAAGGTGGCATTTCAGAGACTGGCCTGCCTTGACTGCTCTGTTACTTGGTGGGCACCATCTTCTTCTGACTCAAGCAAGAACTGTCTCTCCGTGGTGTGCTCAGCCACGCCAGCCCTGTCTCcaagagggaggcagggaaagagCCAGGTGTACCTGCTGTCCAAAGTCAAGTCTGGCTTAGCCTGGTGGAGGGAAGCATTAACCAGAAAGATCCCGTTTGGAGGGGAGTGGTGCATACATAATTCATTcaagctctccctgctgctccatcaTCTCCTGTCACCTGCAGTAACCCCGAGGAGGAGCAGGCTTTGGGCTGGCAGGCCTGTCCCACGGGACACATGTCCCCTCACTGCTGTGGGCTGCCTGCAGAAAGTGTCTCTCTGGAGACAACAAGCATCACCTCAACGAGTCCTGATTATttcccccagctgcaggcactgaCCACCTGGGGTGGGTCCCGGGAGGggtgggagcagccctgggcaggggaagCAGAGGGTGGGTGTGGGAAGGGGCTTGTCTTTCATTTGTTGGCTCGTTTTAAGGCAAGCCTGAGGGGCTTGGGGactgttttgtttctggaaacTTTGAGAGCCTTGAGAAGAGGGTGGGCCTTTTGGCATTGGTGGATGAAAGAGTGAGGATGCACTTCTCCTGGTCCCTGCTGTGGGCTCTTCCACGTGCTCCGTTGGAACACAGGTATGTCCTGACTCTGCTGTGGCTTTCCCAAggtctggtatttttttttctcccattagGGAAGGACCAGGGCAAGGCCTGGCAGTGGCTGGGGCAGGATGAGCAGGAGGTGCCCCTCCTTGGTGGGGGACACACACAAACAACCCCCCAGCTGGTTGCAGGGTGGGGTTGGCTGCTTTGGTCTTGTAAGGTGCTGTGTGTCCCTCGTGGCTTCCCGAGGTGTCTGGCAAGGAGTGACAGGCTGTGTGTGGGTTTAGTGGGAGCAATTAGCCCCTGTGGAAATCTGCATGGGCTGGGGGAGAGTTCTGTTTCTGTCCTGAGGTGGGTTTGAAGGGAAGCtggaagggctgcaggaagAAATGCTGGTGATGAGCTAGACAGGACAGGCTGGAGCCAACCAGGGAGCGCAGGTGAGAATGGGTGGTTGTTGCTGTTCCCTCTGGCCTCAGACCAGCCCCGTTCCCCCTCCCCTTGCTGCTTGCTTTGTTCTTCCTTCTCTATCTGTCCTGGCCCTCGAACTCTTGATTTCCCAAGCCCTGAGGCTCCTCCATGCCTGGTGGGTTGGGAGAGGGACGCTGGGCACCTCTGTGATGGCCCCTTGCCGGCTCTGAGCAGCTGCTTACCCCTCGTGCTGCTTTTTGCAAAGCAACAATGAATTGGTTTTAACTTTATTTGGGCTGGCAAAAGCCCAGCCAGCGggtccttctgcagcagcaccagggagagGCGTGTGCCTGCAACCATCGCCCTGGGTCCGGCCACCATTccccctgctgctggctggagctCCACGGGTTTTTCCCAGCTCGTAGCTGCGGGGTATCCGGCTGCCCTCGCTGACCCCGCCGCTTTCCCAGCGGGAAACCTCCCAACAAAACCCCGATCCGCTCAGCAAACCCAGGGCAGCTGGTGATGCCGAGAGTTGCgtgcagggatggggggggcCCTGACAGTTCTGCATCCCTGCCAGCCATGGGGGGCAtcccccaccctgcccagggcCGAGAAaatcccccttctcctccctctcccctgggTTCACACCTCGGGGCCAGATCCTGCCCGGCCGGCAGGGTGGGCACGCTCAGCAAAaaaccctccccacccccccccccagggctcCGGAGAGGCTGCTCCCCCACCTGCCGGCCCCTGCTCCTCAATGCTGCCTCTGTTCTCCCTCTTGGGTCAAAAAACGTGGCTTTTGTCAGCTCCCTCACGGCAGCCCCGGCAGAAACGCAGCCCAGCTGTGGCCAGCTGTTGCCTTTTACttatggattttattttggctTGGAGAGAGGGGGTGCGGGGCTGCTAGCTGTGctcgggggggggaggggggggggtggacAGGGCAACAGGGGACCCCTCGGGGCTCCCCAGTGAGTCTGAGGTGGAGACAGGGCTCCACCGAAATGCCTGGGATGCGGGGAGTGAAAGGATGTGCTGCAAAGCGGGCGAAAAAGAGGCGTTTTAGTTAGTGAAGCGTGAATTGGAGGGGGGCAGCTGAGTGCCAGGCTGAAGGTCTGCACGTGGCAAACACCCTGGGactccctgctcctgtgccAGGTATCTGGCACCCACCCGTGCTGCTGGCAAGAGTTTTGGGGGGGTCCCACTCCAGGGTAGAGGGGCGGGGGGGCAGAGACGAACACCAAGGAGACAGGAGTTGCTTTGGACTCGGTgctgttgtatttttgtttttaatttaagaagtCTGATTGCCTTCCAGCAGGCACCCAGGCTTgcagggggtgggggcagccctggcactggccgggggctgctggggctcttGGGGGGGGAGTGAGGGGAGGGAGTTTAGCCCGAGGGTCCCTGGGAGCTCTCCCAGAATCCTGTAGCAGGGCTCGTGGTGGTCTCCAGCCACAATCTGACCTCTGCCACCTCAGctttgtgtgtttctttgtggtttgttgtgcTGCTCGGATTTTTAGGCTTCACTCCTTGATCCTGCATCCCCTTCTTTTtcatgtaataaataaataaatttgcctGGCAACCCTGGTATGaatttacacaggaaaaaaaggaaaaaaaacccaacccaacaaaccccaaccccaaacaaatccCCAAACCCAACTTTGAAGAGCACCAAACCACAAAGTCACCTCGTTTCATGGCAAGCCCAAGCGCTGCCTGGGACTCTTGTGGGCGTTTCCTGCCCCCCGGCGTTGCCTCTGGGGCAGTTCCCAGTCTGTGCTGGTGTATGAAGGCACTAAACCAGTAAGGCTTCTGGGGTCTGGGTCCTTGCAGGCACCATGGGGGTCTCGTCCTTGCCTCATCCTAGCTGGGGCGGAGCGGCAATGCGGAGGTGCTCGGTCCTGTTGCCCTCCGCTTGccctcaccctcctcttcctcgCTGTGGCACCCGAGCTGGGGAAGGTGGCCCTGCTGCCGAGCCCACCTCCCCTCACCCTTACAATTCCCCCATTCCTGGAGAAATCGTGTCATTCCATCTCTGCGAGACCTGAGGGGGAGCTCTGCCAGGATACTCTGGCTCCCAGTGCTGTTGATTTCCACCCGGCAGCGGCGAGGAGCACATCCAGGAGCAggaacccccccaccccccgggcTCGGATCTGCTCCGGGGCCAGCCAGAAGCACAACCACAGCCCCTCGTTGCCCCCCTCCCCGCTTTTACGTGACCCAGGAGGGCTGTGCCTCCTCCAGCAGGCTGAAGGAGCGGTTGGCCAAGGTGGCGGGGCTCTTGGCCAGCTTGTAGCCGAAGAGACGCATGGCGGGGGCGCAGGCGTCCTGCACCACCTGCGCCAGCTTGAAGGGGATGCTGAACCTCCACTTCTCGAACTGCTCCGAGGAGTTCTTACGGGTGGAGTAGACCCCGCTGCCGTCGCGGGGGGCCTGGGTGTTTTTGCTGATCCATTCCTCCACCTGAGGGGTGAGGGGCAGCCCGGCGAAGCGGTACATCTCCTCCGCCTTCCGCAAGGGCGCCCGCGCCACGTCCTCGTAGCGCACCAGCATGTAGCGGCCCCGCAGCCAGCCCGGCCGCCGCAGCCCCAGCTCGGCCGACTGACGGATGCTCTCGCAGTTCCCCCGCAGCCTCTGCACCTCCTCCTCGCCCAAGGGGGTTTCCCCTTCGGAAGCCCACTTCTTCCAGGTCTCGTACTTGCCGGAGAAAGCCACCATCCGGGAAGCCAGGACGGCCCGGGGATCCCGCACCAGCTGGATGATGCGGACGTCCAGCCGCGGGTCCTCTACCAGGGGTTGCAGGAATTCCAGCTGCCGGATCCGCACCGTCTTCAGGGCCACGTGCGGCTTGCGCCGGCAGGCCTCGGCGGCCAGGGTGATGTTGAGGGGCCCGCAGCGGCGGTTCTTGCAGTGGTACTTCTCAAAGACCTTCTTGGCGCCGGGCGTGCAGACGGGCTCCTCGCAGAGCGAGCGGCTGGAGCCTCGCCGGAACATGAAGGGCGTCAGGTGGCCCTCGGGCGCCGGGGAGATGAAGCTCTCCAAGATGTAGAGGTCgcagaggaggagctgcttgAGGACATCCCGGTAGACCAGGGCCGAGCCCACCGCGTTGGCTCCCCCCGGCTCGAAGGTCACCGTCCTCTCGATGTGCCAGAGAGGCTCGAAGAGGTAGAAGATGCTGCCTTGCTGGTTGAAGAACTCGCCCACGAAGGAGGAGCCGGTGCGGGTGGTGGCCATCAGAAGGACGTGCCGCCGAGGCCCGGGGTCCccctctcctgccagctgcagggtgACGTTGTGCAGGTGGGACTTCAGCTGGGAGAAGGCAGCGTCCAGCTCCCGCAGCGAGGCCAGCGAGCCATTCTCAGCCGGTGCCAGGCTGGTCTCGGTGCCGTTGTCCTCTGCCAGCGCCTGTGGGGACTGCTTCAGCTTGTCCGACACCCTGCAGGGAGACCCAGCCCAGCCTAGAGgggagcaggaccagccccGTGTCCCAGCAGGGGATTCTGCGGGGTGGGAATCCCGCTGCATGGGAGTTCAGGATGTCAGGGAGAGATGGGGTGGAAAGCGTGGGCTTTTAGGTACCCGCTCCCTACCTGGAGATGAAGTTGTTCTCTTT
Protein-coding sequences here:
- the CHST3 gene encoding carbohydrate sulfotransferase 3 — protein: METRCSLPQDFWELLHCLKMRSKYAILLVFIVGLVIIEKENNFISRVSDKLKQSPQALAEDNGTETSLAPAENGSLASLRELDAAFSQLKSHLHNVTLQLAGEGDPGPRRHVLLMATTRTGSSFVGEFFNQQGSIFYLFEPLWHIERTVTFEPGGANAVGSALVYRDVLKQLLLCDLYILESFISPAPEGHLTPFMFRRGSSRSLCEEPVCTPGAKKVFEKYHCKNRRCGPLNITLAAEACRRKPHVALKTVRIRQLEFLQPLVEDPRLDVRIIQLVRDPRAVLASRMVAFSGKYETWKKWASEGETPLGEEEVQRLRGNCESIRQSAELGLRRPGWLRGRYMLVRYEDVARAPLRKAEEMYRFAGLPLTPQVEEWISKNTQAPRDGSGVYSTRKNSSEQFEKWRFSIPFKLAQVVQDACAPAMRLFGYKLAKSPATLANRSFSLLEEAQPSWVT